From a region of the Pukyongiella litopenaei genome:
- the hpaR gene encoding homoprotocatechuate degradation operon regulator HpaR, with amino-acid sequence MVYKLPSTARSLPIALLRARERVMGPIRAMLADAGVTEQQWRVLRILQENGPMEPTRIAELACLLLPSLTRILQKLEEKELIHRARDAGDRRKQVISVSPDGEALILANLDTSIALIQRVRDRMGADRYEALLDLLNDLDRDDK; translated from the coding sequence ATGGTTTACAAACTTCCCTCGACCGCGCGTTCCCTGCCCATCGCCCTGCTGCGTGCCCGCGAAAGGGTGATGGGACCGATCCGCGCCATGCTGGCCGATGCCGGCGTGACCGAACAGCAATGGCGGGTCCTGCGTATCCTGCAGGAAAACGGTCCGATGGAACCGACCCGGATCGCCGAGCTTGCCTGCCTGTTGCTGCCCAGCCTGACGCGCATCCTGCAGAAGCTCGAGGAAAAGGAGCTGATCCACCGCGCCCGCGACGCCGGGGACCGGCGCAAGCAGGTGATCAGCGTGAGCCCGGATGGCGAGGCCCTGATACTGGCCAATCTCGATACCAGCATCGCGTTGATCCAGCGGGTGCGCGACAGGATGGGCGCGGATCGCTACGAGGCGTTGCTGGACCTGCTGAACGATCTGGACCGCGACGACAAGTGA
- a CDS encoding pyridoxal phosphate-dependent decarboxylase family protein translates to MEWDDFAAWGRRAADWAQEYRRTVGDLPVRARTRPGEVLDALPETPPESPEDMETVFADFERIVMPGITHWQHPRFFAYFNSNAAAPAVLAEFLVAAIAPQCMLWQTSPAATEMETRMMDWLRQAIGLPDGFAGVIQDSASSATLAAVLTMRERALDWSGNSAGLAGQIPLRVYASREVHTSIDRAVWVAGIGDANLVRIASRGDRRGIDPLALEEAIIADKAAGLQPAGVILCVGGTSTGATDPVADCIAVARRHGLYTHVDAAWAGSAMICPEFRPIWAGVEQADSLVFNPHKWLGVPFDCAAHYLRDPDALVRTLAISPEYLKTQGRDGIVNYSEWSVPLGRRFRALKLWFLIRAFGLEGLRARIRNHVAWARGLHDRLAAEPDFEIVTPPMWSLFTFRHVPPGAADPDALNLALVEAINDDGRIYLTQTRVDGAVAIRLQVGAFDATRSDVDTAFDTITELARR, encoded by the coding sequence ATGGAATGGGACGATTTCGCCGCCTGGGGGCGCCGCGCCGCCGACTGGGCACAGGAGTATCGCCGCACCGTGGGCGATCTGCCGGTGCGGGCGCGGACACGGCCCGGCGAGGTGCTGGATGCCCTGCCCGAAACGCCGCCCGAGAGCCCCGAGGACATGGAGACGGTGTTTGCCGATTTCGAGCGCATCGTGATGCCGGGGATCACCCATTGGCAGCATCCGCGCTTCTTTGCCTATTTCAACTCCAACGCCGCCGCGCCGGCGGTGCTGGCCGAGTTCCTGGTCGCCGCCATCGCCCCGCAATGCATGTTGTGGCAGACCTCGCCGGCCGCAACCGAGATGGAAACCCGGATGATGGACTGGCTGCGCCAGGCCATCGGCCTGCCGGACGGGTTCGCCGGGGTGATCCAGGACAGCGCGTCCTCGGCCACGCTGGCGGCGGTGCTGACCATGCGCGAACGGGCGCTGGACTGGTCCGGCAACAGCGCAGGCCTGGCCGGGCAGATCCCGCTGCGCGTCTATGCGTCCCGCGAGGTTCATACATCGATCGACCGGGCGGTCTGGGTGGCGGGTATCGGCGACGCGAACCTGGTGCGCATAGCCAGCCGGGGCGACCGGCGCGGCATCGACCCGCTGGCACTGGAAGAGGCGATCATCGCCGACAAGGCCGCCGGGCTGCAACCGGCCGGCGTGATCCTCTGCGTGGGCGGCACGAGCACCGGCGCCACCGATCCCGTGGCGGACTGCATCGCGGTGGCCCGGCGGCACGGGCTCTATACCCATGTGGATGCCGCCTGGGCCGGTTCGGCGATGATCTGCCCCGAGTTCCGGCCGATATGGGCCGGGGTCGAGCAGGCGGATTCGCTGGTGTTCAACCCGCATAAATGGCTGGGCGTGCCGTTCGACTGCGCAGCGCATTACCTGCGCGACCCGGACGCGCTGGTGCGCACGCTGGCGATCAGCCCGGAATACCTGAAGACCCAAGGCAGGGACGGGATCGTGAACTATTCCGAATGGTCGGTGCCACTGGGCCGCCGGTTCCGGGCGCTCAAGCTGTGGTTCCTGATCCGGGCCTTCGGGCTGGAGGGGCTGCGCGCGCGTATCCGCAACCATGTCGCCTGGGCGCGCGGGCTGCATGACCGGCTGGCGGCGGAACCCGATTTCGAGATCGTCACCCCGCCGATGTGGTCGCTGTTCACCTTTCGCCACGTCCCGCCCGGCGCCGCCGATCCCGACGCGCTGAACCTGGCGCTGGTCGAGGCGATCAACGATGACGGGCGGATCTACCTGACGCAGACGCGGGTCGACGGCGCCGTGGCGATCCGGCTGCAGGTCGGCGCGTTCGATGCCACCCGATCCGATGTCGATACCGCCTTTGACACCATCACCGAACTGGCGCGGCGCTGA
- a CDS encoding DUF3095 domain-containing protein, whose protein sequence is MDAAPDTSGFYENLPLQDRFAVLADPGAYAPLPDDWHLGVADVENSTGAVADGRYKTVNMVGGAVISAQINGMRERIFPFVFGGDGAGFACAPGQIARAGRALAAVRCWAREEFSLTLRVALVPVRDIRAAGHDVAVARYRVSPGAEYAMFSGGGLSWAEGQMKQGLYALPEAAPGTVPDLTGLSCRWSDMAARNGTILSLVVLPEGRAGPAFARLAARILGIADRLDRGGHPVPAQGPRNRWPNPGNRLEAHASRAGRSLMRRRLSLLGRTLPAWFLFRSGIRLGRFDPRHYAAMTGANADYRKFDDGLKMTLDSDRATVSALRDLLDRARADGVARYGMCEQDAAMMTCIVPSPLRDDHVHFIDGAAGGYTAAAAALKRG, encoded by the coding sequence ATGGACGCCGCGCCCGACACATCCGGTTTCTACGAGAACCTGCCATTGCAGGATCGCTTCGCGGTGCTGGCCGATCCCGGCGCCTATGCCCCGTTGCCGGATGACTGGCACCTGGGGGTCGCGGATGTGGAGAACTCGACCGGCGCGGTGGCCGATGGCCGCTACAAGACCGTGAACATGGTCGGCGGCGCGGTGATCTCCGCGCAGATCAACGGGATGCGCGAGCGTATCTTTCCGTTTGTGTTCGGCGGTGACGGGGCGGGGTTCGCCTGCGCGCCGGGGCAGATTGCGAGGGCGGGCCGGGCGCTGGCGGCGGTGCGCTGCTGGGCGCGCGAGGAATTTTCGCTGACCCTGCGGGTGGCGCTGGTTCCCGTCCGCGACATACGCGCCGCCGGGCATGACGTGGCCGTGGCGCGGTACCGGGTATCGCCGGGGGCGGAGTATGCCATGTTTTCCGGCGGCGGGCTCAGCTGGGCCGAGGGCCAGATGAAACAGGGTCTTTATGCGCTGCCCGAGGCCGCGCCCGGCACTGTCCCCGACCTGACCGGGCTGTCCTGCCGCTGGTCCGACATGGCCGCCCGCAACGGAACCATCCTGTCGCTGGTGGTCTTGCCCGAGGGGCGTGCCGGGCCCGCGTTCGCGCGGCTGGCCGCGCGGATCCTGGGCATCGCGGACCGGCTCGACCGGGGCGGACACCCGGTGCCGGCGCAGGGTCCGCGCAACCGCTGGCCCAACCCGGGCAACCGGCTCGAGGCCCATGCCTCGCGCGCGGGCCGGTCGCTGATGCGCCGCCGCCTGTCGCTGCTGGGGCGCACGCTGCCCGCCTGGTTCCTGTTCCGCTCGGGCATCCGGCTGGGCCGGTTCGACCCGCGCCATTATGCGGCGATGACCGGTGCCAATGCCGATTACCGCAAGTTCGATGACGGGTTGAAGATGACGCTCGACAGCGATCGCGCGACGGTGTCGGCGCTGCGCGACCTGCTGGACCGGGCGCGGGCTGACGGTGTCGCCCGCTACGGGATGTGCGAACAGGATGCCGCGATGATGACCTGCATCGTGCCTTCGCCCCTGCGCGACGATCATGTCCATTTCATCGACGGCGCCGCCGGTGGATACACCGCCGCCGCGGCGGCGCTGAAGCGCGGCTGA
- a CDS encoding MFS transporter, whose amino-acid sequence MQAGLVTLCLAYVLSQFFRAFLAVLSPVLERDIGAGPEQLATASGLWFLSFALMQLPVGWALDRIGPRRTAALLLLLGGAGGAGLFSLATAPAHVSLAMLLIGVGCAPVLMASYFIFAHEYPPARFATLAALMLGVGSAGNLVASYPTALAAEWIGWRATLAGLAVVSAVVAGGILVTVRDPAPDHPDQRGSVIDLLKLPVMWAILPLMLVSYAPAAALRGLWAGPYLTDVFGLGVERIGQATLVVGLAMIAGTLCYGPLDRLLGTRKWVVFTGNLVCAAALAALVVWIDISVFTSVALFALIGFFGASFPMMIAHGRAFFPPHLVGRGVTLMNLFGIGGVGVMQFASGRIHEQISSAGVAAAAPYQAIFAFFGAALLAGVLVYLLSRDSID is encoded by the coding sequence ATGCAGGCCGGACTGGTCACGCTATGTCTGGCCTATGTGCTGAGCCAGTTCTTTCGCGCCTTTCTCGCGGTTCTGTCGCCGGTGCTGGAACGCGACATCGGTGCCGGGCCCGAACAGCTTGCCACGGCGTCGGGGCTGTGGTTCCTGTCATTCGCGCTGATGCAGCTGCCCGTGGGCTGGGCGTTGGACCGGATCGGGCCCCGGCGCACCGCTGCTTTATTGCTGCTGCTGGGCGGCGCGGGCGGCGCGGGGCTGTTTTCGCTGGCCACCGCCCCCGCCCATGTCAGCCTCGCGATGCTGCTGATCGGGGTCGGTTGCGCGCCGGTGCTGATGGCCTCGTATTTCATCTTTGCCCATGAATATCCGCCGGCGCGGTTCGCCACGCTGGCGGCGCTGATGCTGGGCGTGGGATCGGCGGGCAACCTGGTCGCGTCCTACCCGACCGCCCTGGCCGCGGAATGGATCGGCTGGCGCGCGACGCTGGCCGGGCTGGCGGTGGTCTCGGCGGTGGTGGCGGGTGGCATCCTCGTCACCGTGCGCGATCCGGCACCCGACCATCCGGACCAACGGGGGTCTGTCATCGACCTGCTGAAACTGCCGGTGATGTGGGCGATCCTGCCGCTGATGCTCGTCAGCTACGCGCCCGCGGCGGCCCTGCGCGGGCTCTGGGCCGGCCCCTACCTGACCGACGTGTTCGGGCTGGGGGTCGAACGGATCGGGCAGGCGACGCTGGTGGTGGGTCTGGCCATGATCGCGGGCACGCTGTGCTACGGACCTCTCGACCGGCTGCTGGGCACCCGGAAATGGGTGGTGTTCACCGGCAACCTGGTCTGCGCGGCGGCGCTGGCGGCGCTGGTGGTGTGGATCGACATATCGGTGTTCACCTCGGTGGCGCTGTTTGCGCTGATCGGGTTCTTCGGCGCGTCCTTTCCGATGATGATCGCCCATGGCCGCGCGTTCTTTCCACCGCATCTCGTCGGGCGCGGGGTCACGCTGATGAACCTGTTCGGGATCGGCGGGGTCGGCGTGATGCAGTTTGCATCCGGGCGCATCCACGAACAGATATCGTCGGCCGGGGTGGCGGCGGCCGCGCCCTACCAGGCGATCTTTGCGTTTTTCGGCGCTGCGCTGCTGGCCGGTGTCCTGGTCTATCTGCTGAGCCGCGACAGCATCGACTGA
- a CDS encoding aspartate-semialdehyde dehydrogenase: MGYRVVVVGATGNVGREMLNILAERQFPVEELAVLASRKSLGTEVSFGDKTLTTQDLDQFDFTGWDMALFAVGSEATRTYAPRAAAAGCVVIDNSSLYRYDPDVPLIVPEVNPQAVHGYTKKNIIANPNCSTAQMVVALKPLHDRATIRRVVVSTYQSVSGAGKDGMDELWDQTKAVYNPTSDVPPKKFQKQIAFNVIPHIDVFMEDGSTKEEWKMVAETKKIVDPAIKVTATCVRVPVFVGHSEAVNIEFEEFLDEDEARDILREAPGVMVIDKREAGGYVTPVECVGDYATFISRIRQDGTIENGLNLWCVSDNLRKGAALNAVQIAELLGREVLKKG; encoded by the coding sequence ATGGGTTATCGCGTCGTCGTCGTCGGCGCCACGGGCAACGTGGGCCGCGAAATGCTGAACATCCTGGCCGAGCGCCAGTTTCCGGTCGAAGAGCTTGCCGTGCTGGCATCCCGGAAATCGCTGGGGACCGAGGTGAGCTTTGGCGACAAGACCCTGACCACCCAGGACCTGGACCAGTTCGATTTCACCGGCTGGGACATGGCGCTGTTCGCGGTCGGCTCGGAGGCCACCAGGACCTATGCGCCCCGGGCCGCGGCGGCCGGCTGCGTCGTGATCGACAATTCGTCGCTCTACCGCTACGACCCGGACGTGCCGCTGATCGTGCCCGAGGTGAATCCGCAGGCGGTGCATGGCTATACGAAGAAGAACATCATCGCCAACCCGAACTGTTCGACCGCACAGATGGTGGTGGCGCTCAAGCCGCTGCACGACCGGGCGACGATCCGGCGGGTGGTGGTGTCCACCTACCAGTCCGTATCCGGCGCCGGCAAGGACGGCATGGACGAACTGTGGGATCAGACCAAGGCGGTCTACAACCCCACGTCGGACGTGCCGCCGAAGAAGTTCCAGAAGCAGATCGCCTTCAACGTCATCCCGCATATCGACGTGTTCATGGAAGACGGCAGCACCAAGGAAGAATGGAAGATGGTTGCCGAGACCAAGAAGATCGTGGACCCCGCGATCAAGGTCACGGCAACCTGCGTGCGCGTGCCGGTGTTCGTCGGCCACTCCGAAGCGGTGAATATCGAGTTCGAGGAATTCCTGGACGAGGACGAGGCGCGCGACATCCTGCGCGAGGCACCGGGCGTGATGGTGATCGACAAGCGCGAGGCCGGCGGCTATGTCACCCCGGTCGAGTGCGTGGGCGACTATGCCACCTTCATCAGCCGGATCAGGCAGGACGGGACGATCGAGAACGGGCTGAACCTGTGGTGTGTCTCGGACAACCTGCGCAAGGGCGCCGCGCTGAACGCCGTTCAGATTGCCGAACTGCTGGGCCGTGAGGTCCTGAAGAAGGGCTAG
- a CDS encoding carbonic anhydrase, with product MEFARPLPSYLVQRYHGWKATTFEANKVWYRRLVTEGQHPRAMVISCCDSRVHVTSIFGADQGEFFIHRNIANLVPPCEPGGNHHGTSAAVEYAVTVLKVAHLIVLGHSQCGGVQGCIDMCKGKAPQLEERGSFVGRWMDILKPRYETVADIEDAGRQAQQLEKQAVLASLENLMTFPFVASEVAEGGLSLHGLWTDIGVGGLEGYDSAQKKFVPI from the coding sequence ATGGAATTTGCCAGGCCACTACCCTCATATCTGGTCCAGCGCTATCACGGCTGGAAAGCGACCACATTCGAGGCCAACAAGGTCTGGTATCGTCGCCTGGTCACCGAGGGCCAGCATCCCCGTGCCATGGTGATCTCGTGCTGCGACAGCCGCGTGCATGTCACGTCGATCTTCGGGGCGGATCAGGGCGAGTTCTTCATCCATCGCAATATCGCCAACCTGGTGCCCCCCTGCGAGCCGGGCGGCAACCACCACGGCACCAGCGCCGCCGTGGAATACGCGGTCACGGTTCTGAAGGTGGCGCATCTGATCGTGCTGGGCCATTCGCAATGTGGCGGGGTGCAGGGCTGCATCGACATGTGCAAGGGCAAGGCGCCGCAGCTCGAGGAACGCGGCAGTTTCGTCGGGCGCTGGATGGACATCCTGAAACCGCGCTACGAAACGGTGGCCGATATCGAGGATGCCGGACGGCAGGCGCAGCAGCTGGAGAAACAGGCGGTGCTGGCCTCGCTGGAAAACCTGATGACATTTCCTTTCGTTGCCAGCGAGGTCGCCGAAGGCGGGTTGAGCCTGCATGGCCTGTGGACCGATATCGGTGTCGGCGGGCTGGAAGGGTATGATTCGGCGCAGAAGAAATTCGTGCCGATTTAG
- a CDS encoding leucyl aminopeptidase family protein: MPFTFADPTPDAIPLHVLETDAVAPWLDGQPDAVGAWVRANGFTGKLGETLLVPGGNGAPTMALAGYETAARRARTRYALAHAARKLPAGVYGIASGIAAEALETEALGWLLSLYRFDRYRKKKITRVHLVAPDGIDVARVETIAASEALIRDLINTPTADLGPDRLAAAARDLAGEFGADCTVIEGDDLLDRNYPMIHAVGRASATAPRLIDLQWGSAGPRLTLVGKGVCFDTGGLNLKQRGGMALMKKDMGGAAHVLGLARMIMALALPVQLRVLIPAVENSVSGNAFRPGDILTSRKGLTVEINNTDAEGRLVLADALALADEDEPDLILSMATLTGAARVAVGSDIAPFFCDDDGFAQMLSAAAARVDDPVWRLPFHPAYEDKIEPVIADLDNAPGGGFAGAITAALFLRRFVSAAPYAHFDIYGWQSVSAPARPKGGVGQGVRALLDALPGVLDL; the protein is encoded by the coding sequence ATGCCGTTCACCTTTGCCGACCCGACGCCGGATGCGATCCCGCTGCATGTGCTCGAAACGGACGCGGTCGCCCCCTGGCTCGACGGGCAGCCGGATGCGGTGGGGGCGTGGGTCCGCGCCAACGGGTTTACCGGCAAGCTGGGCGAGACCCTGCTGGTTCCCGGCGGCAACGGTGCCCCGACGATGGCGCTGGCCGGATATGAAACCGCGGCCCGGCGGGCGCGCACGCGCTATGCGCTCGCCCACGCGGCCCGCAAGCTGCCCGCCGGCGTCTACGGGATCGCCTCGGGCATCGCGGCGGAGGCATTGGAAACCGAAGCCCTGGGCTGGCTGTTGTCGCTCTACCGTTTTGACCGCTACCGCAAGAAGAAGATCACCCGGGTCCACCTGGTCGCCCCCGACGGGATCGACGTGGCCCGTGTCGAGACCATCGCCGCCTCAGAGGCGCTGATCCGCGACCTGATCAACACGCCCACCGCCGATCTCGGGCCGGACCGCCTGGCCGCGGCGGCCCGGGACCTGGCCGGGGAATTCGGTGCCGACTGCACCGTGATCGAGGGCGACGACCTGCTGGACCGGAACTATCCGATGATCCACGCGGTGGGCCGGGCCTCGGCCACGGCGCCACGGCTGATCGACCTGCAATGGGGCAGCGCCGGCCCCAGGCTGACGCTGGTCGGCAAGGGCGTCTGTTTCGACACCGGCGGGCTGAACCTGAAACAGCGCGGCGGCATGGCGCTGATGAAAAAGGACATGGGCGGCGCGGCGCATGTGCTGGGGCTGGCCCGCATGATCATGGCGCTGGCCCTGCCGGTGCAGTTGCGGGTGCTGATCCCGGCGGTGGAAAACTCGGTATCCGGCAACGCGTTCCGCCCCGGCGACATCCTGACCTCGCGCAAGGGGCTGACGGTCGAGATCAACAATACCGACGCCGAGGGCCGGTTGGTGCTGGCGGATGCGCTGGCGCTGGCGGACGAGGACGAACCGGACCTGATCCTGTCGATGGCCACCCTGACCGGTGCGGCGCGGGTCGCGGTGGGATCGGATATCGCGCCGTTCTTCTGCGACGATGACGGGTTTGCGCAAATGCTGTCCGCCGCGGCGGCCCGTGTCGATGACCCGGTCTGGCGGCTGCCGTTCCACCCGGCCTACGAGGACAAGATCGAACCGGTGATCGCCGATCTGGACAACGCACCCGGCGGCGGGTTCGCCGGCGCGATCACCGCGGCGCTGTTCCTGCGCCGCTTCGTGTCCGCCGCGCCCTACGCCCATTTCGACATCTACGGCTGGCAATCGGTGTCCGCGCCGGCCCGGCCCAAGGGCGGGGTCGGCCAGGGCGTCCGCGCGCTGCTGGACGCCCTGCCCGGGGTCCTGGACCTGTGA
- a CDS encoding C40 family peptidase, translating into MSDRRLTPANARVAAAHLADAAPGLIPVAGDRRQVLRPVVNLDRAPGGARDRQLLFGETVLAYEDRDGWSFVQADKDGYVGYVPSAALGPARDATHMVCAPATHAYAEASMKSPDRMSLSFGSRVTVTGTENRFADTGAGFIPSGHLRALESGPFDDPVAVAALFLGTPYLWGGNSRFGIDCSGLVQAALLACGRDCPGDSDLQAEAVGTALPRGTPPRRGDLLFWRGHVAWVADGATLLHANAHHMAVAHEAMDEAITRIEAQGDGPVTGHRRP; encoded by the coding sequence GTGAGCGACCGTCGCCTGACCCCGGCCAATGCCCGCGTCGCGGCGGCGCATCTGGCCGATGCCGCGCCGGGCCTGATACCGGTTGCGGGCGACCGGCGCCAGGTCCTGCGCCCGGTCGTCAACCTCGACCGCGCCCCCGGTGGCGCGCGGGACCGGCAGCTGCTGTTCGGCGAAACCGTGCTGGCCTACGAGGATCGCGACGGCTGGAGCTTTGTCCAGGCCGACAAGGACGGCTATGTGGGCTATGTGCCGTCCGCGGCGCTGGGGCCGGCGCGGGACGCGACCCACATGGTCTGTGCGCCTGCCACCCATGCCTATGCCGAGGCGTCGATGAAATCCCCGGACCGCATGAGCCTGAGCTTTGGCAGCCGCGTCACCGTGACCGGCACGGAAAACCGGTTCGCGGATACCGGCGCGGGGTTCATCCCGTCGGGGCATCTGCGGGCGCTGGAGAGCGGCCCGTTCGACGACCCGGTGGCGGTTGCGGCGCTGTTTCTCGGCACGCCCTACCTCTGGGGCGGCAACAGCCGGTTCGGCATCGACTGTTCCGGGCTGGTGCAGGCGGCGCTGCTGGCCTGCGGGCGGGACTGCCCCGGCGACAGCGATCTGCAGGCGGAGGCGGTCGGCACCGCCCTGCCCCGGGGCACGCCGCCCCGGCGCGGCGATCTGCTGTTCTGGAGGGGTCATGTGGCCTGGGTCGCCGATGGCGCGACGCTGCTGCACGCCAATGCCCATCACATGGCCGTGGCCCATGAGGCGATGGACGAGGCTATCACGCGGATCGAGGCGCAGGGCGACGGGCCGGTCACCGGCCACCGGAGACCCTGA
- a CDS encoding DUF2794 domain-containing protein: protein MTIQPPSPFPTGQVADQVAFDRRELSQILSVYGRMVAAGEWRDYGISCLRDLAVFSVFRRTAEHPLYRIEKRPRLRNRQGQYAVVGMDGQILKRGHDLKTVLRVLERKLIRAVT, encoded by the coding sequence ATGACGATCCAGCCCCCCAGCCCCTTTCCCACCGGACAGGTTGCGGATCAGGTGGCTTTCGACCGGCGCGAACTTTCCCAGATCCTATCGGTTTACGGCCGCATGGTTGCCGCTGGCGAATGGCGGGACTACGGCATTTCCTGCCTGCGCGACCTGGCGGTGTTCTCGGTGTTCAGGCGCACCGCCGAACATCCGCTCTACCGGATCGAAAAACGCCCCAGGCTGCGCAACCGGCAGGGCCAGTACGCGGTCGTCGGAATGGACGGGCAGATCCTGAAACGCGGTCACGACCTGAAGACGGTGCTGCGCGTGCTCGAACGCAAGCTGATCCGGGCGGTCACCTGA
- the paaI gene encoding hydroxyphenylacetyl-CoA thioesterase PaaI codes for MTPQERAERSAAAMWENDAASQWLGMTLDAVAPGGATLSFTVAPHHLNGHGICHGGYIFTLADSAFAFACNSYNQVTVAQENQITYLAPGRPGERLTAVASETARNGRSGVYDITVTGADGRKVALFRGLSRTIRGQHFEEET; via the coding sequence ATGACGCCACAGGAGCGTGCCGAACGCAGTGCCGCCGCGATGTGGGAAAACGATGCCGCGTCGCAATGGCTGGGCATGACGCTGGATGCGGTCGCCCCCGGCGGCGCCACCCTGTCCTTTACCGTCGCCCCGCATCATCTGAACGGGCACGGCATCTGTCACGGCGGCTATATCTTCACCCTGGCCGACAGTGCCTTTGCCTTTGCCTGCAACAGCTACAACCAGGTGACCGTGGCCCAGGAAAACCAGATCACCTATCTCGCGCCGGGCCGGCCCGGCGAACGGCTGACCGCGGTTGCGTCCGAGACCGCGCGCAACGGGCGGTCGGGCGTCTATGACATCACCGTGACCGGCGCCGACGGGCGCAAGGTCGCCCTGTTCCGCGGGTTGTCCCGCACGATCCGGGGCCAGCATTTCGAGGAGGAAACATGA
- the pcaF gene encoding 3-oxoadipyl-CoA thiolase: MTHAYLCEGVRTPIGRYGGALASVRPDDMLAHVIRETVAPFSGLQVDEVLAGCANQAGEDNRNVARMAVLLAGLPDTVPGATINRLCGSGLDAVGAAARAVRLGEADVVIACGVESMSRAPLVMPKADSAFSRKAEIYDTTIGWRFVNRELARHYGTDSMPETAENVASDFGISRADQDAFALRSQTRAAAAIASGRLAREIAPVTIPKRRGDPMVVDTDEHPRATTAEKLAALPTPFRDGGTVTAGNASGVNDGAAAVIVASEAAVGKYGLTPRARVAGMATTGVPPRIMGIGPAPATEMLLARHGLGIGDIDTIELNEAFAAQGLAVTRRLGLPDDADHVNPNGGAIALGHPLGMSGTRLALTAAVNMVDDDLSRAVCTMCIGVGQGIALLLEKA; the protein is encoded by the coding sequence ATGACCCACGCCTATCTCTGCGAAGGGGTGCGCACCCCGATCGGCCGCTATGGCGGCGCACTCGCGTCGGTTCGGCCCGACGACATGCTGGCCCATGTGATCCGCGAAACGGTCGCCCCGTTCAGCGGCCTGCAGGTGGACGAGGTGCTGGCCGGCTGCGCCAACCAGGCGGGCGAGGACAACCGCAACGTCGCCCGCATGGCGGTGCTGCTGGCGGGCCTGCCCGACACCGTGCCCGGCGCCACGATCAACCGGCTCTGCGGGTCGGGGCTCGACGCGGTGGGGGCGGCGGCCCGCGCGGTCCGGCTGGGCGAGGCCGACGTGGTCATCGCCTGCGGCGTCGAAAGCATGAGCCGCGCGCCGCTGGTCATGCCAAAGGCGGACAGCGCGTTTTCGCGCAAGGCCGAGATCTACGACACGACCATCGGCTGGCGGTTCGTGAACCGCGAACTGGCCAGGCATTACGGCACCGATTCGATGCCCGAGACGGCCGAGAACGTGGCCTCGGATTTCGGCATCTCGCGGGCAGACCAGGACGCCTTTGCGCTGCGGTCGCAGACCCGCGCGGCGGCGGCCATCGCCAGCGGCCGCCTGGCCCGGGAAATCGCGCCGGTGACGATCCCGAAACGGCGCGGCGACCCGATGGTGGTGGACACCGACGAACATCCCCGCGCCACCACCGCCGAAAAGCTCGCCGCCCTGCCCACCCCGTTCCGCGACGGCGGCACGGTGACGGCGGGCAATGCCTCGGGCGTCAATGACGGCGCGGCGGCGGTGATCGTCGCCTCGGAGGCGGCGGTCGGGAAATACGGGCTGACGCCGCGCGCGCGTGTCGCGGGCATGGCCACCACCGGCGTGCCGCCCCGGATCATGGGCATTGGCCCCGCCCCGGCGACCGAGATGCTGCTCGCGCGTCACGGGCTGGGCATCGGCGATATCGACACGATCGAACTGAACGAAGCCTTTGCCGCCCAGGGGTTGGCGGTGACCCGCCGGCTGGGCCTGCCCGACGACGCGGACCATGTGAACCCCAATGGCGGCGCCATCGCGCTGGGCCATCCGCTGGGCATGTCGGGCACGCGGCTGGCGCTCACCGCCGCCGTGAACATGGTCGATGACGACCTGTCGCGCGCCGTCTGCACCATGTGCATCGGCGTCGGACAGGGGATCGCGCTGCTGCTGGAGAAAGCCTGA